One window of Myxocyprinus asiaticus isolate MX2 ecotype Aquarium Trade chromosome 4, UBuf_Myxa_2, whole genome shotgun sequence genomic DNA carries:
- the LOC127437166 gene encoding extracellular calcium-sensing receptor-like isoform X2 has protein sequence MRFHLRFYLQYLVLLGFSWVISTYGPHQRAQKTGDILLGGLFPIHFGVASKDQDLAARPESTECVRYNFRGFRWLQAMTFAIEEINNSSTLLPNIMLGYRIFDTCNTVSKGLEASLSFVAQNKIDSLNLDEFCNCTGNIPSTIAVIGASGSAVSTAVADLVGLFYIPQISYASSSRLLSNKNQYKSFMRTIPTDEYQAIAMAAIIDHFQWNWVIAIASDDEYGRPGIEKFENEMFHRDICIDLNALISQYIDEAEIHRLADRIENSTAKVIAVFASGPDIEPLIKEMVRRNVTDRVWLASEAWASSSMVAKPEYLDVMGGTIGFALRAGHIPGFKEYLQQVHPKKSSHNEFVREFWEETFNCYLEDSPRNEDSENSSTSFRPLCTGEEDIASVETPYLDYTHLRISYNVYVAVYAIAQALQDILTCTPGKGLFANGSCADIRKVEAWQVLKQLRHLNFINSIGERVHFDNGSELSANYTVINWHRSPEDGSVVFEEVGYYSIHNKNGAKLSIDNAKILWNGRLTEVPFSNCSEECEPGTRKGIIDGKPTCCFECTECSDGEYSDHKDASVCSKCPNNSWSTGNHTSCFLKEIEFLSWTEPFGIALALFAVLGILLTAFVLGVFVQFRDTPIVKASNRELSYLLLFSLICCFSSSLIFIGEPQDWTCCVRQPAFGISFVLCISCILVKTNRVLLVFEAKIPTSLHSKWWGLNLQFLLVFLFTFVQVMICVVWLYNAPPGSYRNYDIDEIIFITCNEGSMMALGFLIGYTCLLAAICFFFAFKSRKLPENFTEAKFITFSMLIFFIVWISFIPAYFSTYGKFVSAVEVIAILTSSFSLLACIFFNKVYIILFKPSRNTIEEVRCSTAAHAFKAAAKATLRHSSASRKRSSSVGGSSASSPSSSISRKTNGNETESPSACRQSQKPRVSFGRGTVCLSLSFEETRKDSVK, from the exons ATGAGGTTTCATTTGAGGTTTTACCTGCAATACTTGGTTCTACTTGGTTTCAGCTGGGTAATTTCTACTTATGGCCCACATCAGAGGGCCCAGAAGACTGGTGACATACTGCTGGGGGGGCTTTTCCCAATACACTTTGGGGTGGCCTCTAAAGACCAGGATCTTGCAGCAAGACCAGAGTCAACAGAGTGTGTCAG atACAACTTTCGTGGATTCCGTTGGCTTCAAGCTATGACATTTGCTATTGAGGAGATCAACAACAGCTCTACTCTTCTTCCAAACATCATGCTTGGTTATCGTATTTTTGACACATGCAACACTGTCTCGAAAGGCCTGGAAGCATCACTAAGCTTTGTTGCACAGAATAAGATCGATTCACTCAACTTGGATGAGTTCTGTAACTGCACAGGAAACATCCCATCAACAATTGCAGTGATTGGGGCATCTGGATCTGCGGTCTCTACAGCAGTGGCTGATCTAGTTGGCCTCTTCTACATTCCTCAG ATCAGCTACGCTTCATCCAGTCGCCTTTTGAGCAACAAGAATCAGTACAAATCCTTCATGAGAACTATTCCCACAGATGAGTACCAGGCTATTGCCATGGCTGCCATCATTGACCACTTTCAGTGGAACTGGGTGATTGCTATTGCCTCTGACGATGAATATGGCCGTCCAGGCATTGAAAAGTTTGAGAACGAAATGTTTCATAGGGACATCTGCATTGATCTCAATGCTTTAATTTCACAATACATTGATGAAGCTGAGATTCACCGTCTGGCAGATCGCATTGAAAACTCAACCGCCAAGGTCATTGCTGTGTTCGCCAGTGGACCTGATATTGAACCACTTATTAAAGAGATGGTGAGGCGCAATGTCACAGATCGTGTCTGGCTGGCAAGTGAAGCTTGGGCCAGTTCTAGCATGGTTGCCAAACCAGAGTACCTTGATGTTATGGGTGGAACTATTGGCTTTGCACTGAGAGCTGGCCATATACCTGGCTTTAAAGAATACCTACAACAAGTGCACCCAAAGAAGTCCAGCCATAACGAATTTGTGAGGGAATTTTGGGAAGAGACCTTTAACTGTTACCTAGAAGATAGTCCAAGGAATGAGGACAGTGAGAATAGCAGCACAAGTTTCAGACCTCTGTGCACAGGTGAAGAGGACATTGCAAGTGTAGAGACCCCATACCTGGACTACACGCACCTAAGGATTTCTTATAATGTGTATGTGGCTGTTTATGCTATAGCGCAGGCACTTCAGGACATTCTTACCTGCACACCTGGGAAAGGACTGTTTGCTAATGGATCTTGTGCAGACATTAGGAAAGTGGAGGCATGGCAA GTTCTGAAACAACTGAGACACCTCAACTTCATAAACAGCATTGGGGAGAGAGTGCATTTTGATAATGGCAGCGAGCTTTCAGCAAATTACACAGTCATAAACTGGCATCGGTCACCTGAGGATGGATCTGTTGTATTTGAGGAGGTTGGTTATTACAGCATACATAACAAGAACGGTGCcaaactctccatagacaatgcaAAAATACTGTGGAATGGCCGTCTAACTGAG GTACCATTTTCCAACTGTAGTGAGGAGTGTGAACCTGGGACCAGAAAAGGTATTATTGACGGCAAACCCACCTGCTGCTTTGAGTGTACAGAGTGCTCAGATGGGGAGTACAGTGATCATAAAG aTGCCAGTGTTTGCTCTAAGTGTCCTAATAATTCCTGGTCTACTGGCAATCACACTTCCTGCTTTCTTAAGGAAATTGAGTTTCTGTCTTGGACCGAACCTTTTGGGATTGCGTTGGCCTTGTTTGCAGTTCTTGGGATCCTGTTAACAGCTTTTGTGTTGGGTGTTTTTGTGCAATTCCGTGACACTCCAATTGTGAAAGCCTCAAACCGAGAGCTGTCATACCTTTTGCTTTTCTCGCTCATCTGTTGTTTCTCCAGCTCCCTTATATTCATCGGCGAACCACAGGATTGGACGTGCTGCGTACGCCAACCAGCTTTTGGAATCAGCTTTGTGTTATGCATCTCTTGCATTCTAGTTAAAACCAATCGGGTCTTGCTGGTGTTTGAAGCCAAAATCCCAACCAGTCTCCATAGTAAATGGTGGGGACTGAACCTGCAGTTCTTATTAGTGTTCCTGTTCACATTTGTGCAGGTGATGATCTGTGTGGTTTGGTTGTACAATGCACCACCAGGGAGTTACAGGAACTATGACATTGATGAGATCATCTTTATCACCTGTAATGAGGGTTCAATGATGGCATTGGGCTTTCTCATTGGCTACACGTGCCTGCTGGCTGCCATTTGTTTCTTCTTTGCGTTCAAGTCTCGGAAGCTTCCAGAAAACTTTACAGAGGCCAAGTTCATCACATTTAGCATGCTTATCTTCTTTATTGTCTGGATCTCTTTCATCCCTGCATACTTTAGCACGTATGGCAAATTTGTCTCCGCGGTTGAGGTCATTGCCATTCTCACCTCCAGCTTCAGTTTGCTGGCCTGTATATTTTTCAACAAGGTGTACATCATTCTTTTCAAACCATCCAGGAACACAATAGAGGAGGTACGCTGTAGCACAGCAGCTCATGCTTTCAAAGCAGCAGCGAAAGCAACGCTACGACACAGCTCAGCCTCCAGGAAGAGGTCAAGTAGTGTGGGTGGGTCCTCTGCCTCCTCGCCCTCCTCGTCAATCAGCCGTAAGACCAATGGGAATGAAACAGAGTCACCCTCTGCATGTAGGCAAAGTCAGAAACCAAGGGTAAGCTTTGGAAGAGGAACAGTCTGTCTGTCTTTAAGCTTTGAGGAAACTAGAAAGGACTCAGTGAAATGA
- the LOC127437166 gene encoding extracellular calcium-sensing receptor-like isoform X1, whose protein sequence is MRFHLRFYLQYLVLLGFSWVISTYGPHQRAQKTGDILLGGLFPIHFGVASKDQDLAARPESTECVRYNFRGFRWLQAMTFAIEEINNSSTLLPNIMLGYRIFDTCNTVSKGLEASLSFVAQNKIDSLNLDEFCNCTGNIPSTIAVIGASGSAVSTAVADLVGLFYIPQISYASSSRLLSNKNQYKSFMRTIPTDEYQAIAMAAIIDHFQWNWVIAIASDDEYGRPGIEKFENEMFHRDICIDLNALISQYIDEAEIHRLADRIENSTAKVIAVFASGPDIEPLIKEMVRRNVTDRVWLASEAWASSSMVAKPEYLDVMGGTIGFALRAGHIPGFKEYLQQVHPKKSSHNEFVREFWEETFNCYLEDSPRNEDSENSSTSFRPLCTGEEDIASVETPYLDYTHLRISYNVYVAVYAIAQALQDILTCTPGKGLFANGSCADIRKVEAWQVLKQLRHLNFINSIGERVHFDNGSELSANYTVINWHRSPEDGSVVFEEVGYYSIHNKNGAKLSIDNAKILWNGHDTIHLFFFFFCQVPFSNCSEECEPGTRKGIIDGKPTCCFECTECSDGEYSDHKDASVCSKCPNNSWSTGNHTSCFLKEIEFLSWTEPFGIALALFAVLGILLTAFVLGVFVQFRDTPIVKASNRELSYLLLFSLICCFSSSLIFIGEPQDWTCCVRQPAFGISFVLCISCILVKTNRVLLVFEAKIPTSLHSKWWGLNLQFLLVFLFTFVQVMICVVWLYNAPPGSYRNYDIDEIIFITCNEGSMMALGFLIGYTCLLAAICFFFAFKSRKLPENFTEAKFITFSMLIFFIVWISFIPAYFSTYGKFVSAVEVIAILTSSFSLLACIFFNKVYIILFKPSRNTIEEVRCSTAAHAFKAAAKATLRHSSASRKRSSSVGGSSASSPSSSISRKTNGNETESPSACRQSQKPRVSFGRGTVCLSLSFEETRKDSVK, encoded by the exons ATGAGGTTTCATTTGAGGTTTTACCTGCAATACTTGGTTCTACTTGGTTTCAGCTGGGTAATTTCTACTTATGGCCCACATCAGAGGGCCCAGAAGACTGGTGACATACTGCTGGGGGGGCTTTTCCCAATACACTTTGGGGTGGCCTCTAAAGACCAGGATCTTGCAGCAAGACCAGAGTCAACAGAGTGTGTCAG atACAACTTTCGTGGATTCCGTTGGCTTCAAGCTATGACATTTGCTATTGAGGAGATCAACAACAGCTCTACTCTTCTTCCAAACATCATGCTTGGTTATCGTATTTTTGACACATGCAACACTGTCTCGAAAGGCCTGGAAGCATCACTAAGCTTTGTTGCACAGAATAAGATCGATTCACTCAACTTGGATGAGTTCTGTAACTGCACAGGAAACATCCCATCAACAATTGCAGTGATTGGGGCATCTGGATCTGCGGTCTCTACAGCAGTGGCTGATCTAGTTGGCCTCTTCTACATTCCTCAG ATCAGCTACGCTTCATCCAGTCGCCTTTTGAGCAACAAGAATCAGTACAAATCCTTCATGAGAACTATTCCCACAGATGAGTACCAGGCTATTGCCATGGCTGCCATCATTGACCACTTTCAGTGGAACTGGGTGATTGCTATTGCCTCTGACGATGAATATGGCCGTCCAGGCATTGAAAAGTTTGAGAACGAAATGTTTCATAGGGACATCTGCATTGATCTCAATGCTTTAATTTCACAATACATTGATGAAGCTGAGATTCACCGTCTGGCAGATCGCATTGAAAACTCAACCGCCAAGGTCATTGCTGTGTTCGCCAGTGGACCTGATATTGAACCACTTATTAAAGAGATGGTGAGGCGCAATGTCACAGATCGTGTCTGGCTGGCAAGTGAAGCTTGGGCCAGTTCTAGCATGGTTGCCAAACCAGAGTACCTTGATGTTATGGGTGGAACTATTGGCTTTGCACTGAGAGCTGGCCATATACCTGGCTTTAAAGAATACCTACAACAAGTGCACCCAAAGAAGTCCAGCCATAACGAATTTGTGAGGGAATTTTGGGAAGAGACCTTTAACTGTTACCTAGAAGATAGTCCAAGGAATGAGGACAGTGAGAATAGCAGCACAAGTTTCAGACCTCTGTGCACAGGTGAAGAGGACATTGCAAGTGTAGAGACCCCATACCTGGACTACACGCACCTAAGGATTTCTTATAATGTGTATGTGGCTGTTTATGCTATAGCGCAGGCACTTCAGGACATTCTTACCTGCACACCTGGGAAAGGACTGTTTGCTAATGGATCTTGTGCAGACATTAGGAAAGTGGAGGCATGGCAA GTTCTGAAACAACTGAGACACCTCAACTTCATAAACAGCATTGGGGAGAGAGTGCATTTTGATAATGGCAGCGAGCTTTCAGCAAATTACACAGTCATAAACTGGCATCGGTCACCTGAGGATGGATCTGTTGTATTTGAGGAGGTTGGTTATTACAGCATACATAACAAGAACGGTGCcaaactctccatagacaatgcaAAAATACTGTGGAATGGCC ATGATacaatacatttgtttttcttttttttctgccagGTACCATTTTCCAACTGTAGTGAGGAGTGTGAACCTGGGACCAGAAAAGGTATTATTGACGGCAAACCCACCTGCTGCTTTGAGTGTACAGAGTGCTCAGATGGGGAGTACAGTGATCATAAAG aTGCCAGTGTTTGCTCTAAGTGTCCTAATAATTCCTGGTCTACTGGCAATCACACTTCCTGCTTTCTTAAGGAAATTGAGTTTCTGTCTTGGACCGAACCTTTTGGGATTGCGTTGGCCTTGTTTGCAGTTCTTGGGATCCTGTTAACAGCTTTTGTGTTGGGTGTTTTTGTGCAATTCCGTGACACTCCAATTGTGAAAGCCTCAAACCGAGAGCTGTCATACCTTTTGCTTTTCTCGCTCATCTGTTGTTTCTCCAGCTCCCTTATATTCATCGGCGAACCACAGGATTGGACGTGCTGCGTACGCCAACCAGCTTTTGGAATCAGCTTTGTGTTATGCATCTCTTGCATTCTAGTTAAAACCAATCGGGTCTTGCTGGTGTTTGAAGCCAAAATCCCAACCAGTCTCCATAGTAAATGGTGGGGACTGAACCTGCAGTTCTTATTAGTGTTCCTGTTCACATTTGTGCAGGTGATGATCTGTGTGGTTTGGTTGTACAATGCACCACCAGGGAGTTACAGGAACTATGACATTGATGAGATCATCTTTATCACCTGTAATGAGGGTTCAATGATGGCATTGGGCTTTCTCATTGGCTACACGTGCCTGCTGGCTGCCATTTGTTTCTTCTTTGCGTTCAAGTCTCGGAAGCTTCCAGAAAACTTTACAGAGGCCAAGTTCATCACATTTAGCATGCTTATCTTCTTTATTGTCTGGATCTCTTTCATCCCTGCATACTTTAGCACGTATGGCAAATTTGTCTCCGCGGTTGAGGTCATTGCCATTCTCACCTCCAGCTTCAGTTTGCTGGCCTGTATATTTTTCAACAAGGTGTACATCATTCTTTTCAAACCATCCAGGAACACAATAGAGGAGGTACGCTGTAGCACAGCAGCTCATGCTTTCAAAGCAGCAGCGAAAGCAACGCTACGACACAGCTCAGCCTCCAGGAAGAGGTCAAGTAGTGTGGGTGGGTCCTCTGCCTCCTCGCCCTCCTCGTCAATCAGCCGTAAGACCAATGGGAATGAAACAGAGTCACCCTCTGCATGTAGGCAAAGTCAGAAACCAAGGGTAAGCTTTGGAAGAGGAACAGTCTGTCTGTCTTTAAGCTTTGAGGAAACTAGAAAGGACTCAGTGAAATGA